gtggcaggaggctgtggaCAACTCTGCCACGAGCCAGAGCCAAATTCCCATCATTTGGGGTGCTTCATCACCTCAGCACAGCCCGTCACTCCAGGCAGCCCACTGCATTTCCTCCTTCACACGGGCAGCTGCAGCGTGGAGCTGGTGTGGCTGGAGGCAGGGActggaagggagggaagggaaagtcTGACACAGGGCTGGGGCCGTGCTGCACTGAAATGCCACATCGGTGTTTACTGGGAGCGAGTTTCCAGCAGGGAGGACACGCAGCCCAGTcccagcgctgggcagaagGCAGCGCTCCCAGAAAGGGACCCAGCTGggggaacagcagcactgcGGCCCGATCCCTTGGTGCtgacagcagggctgagcacagagcactgagcGCAGCGgggctctgcactgagcagccGGCACAGGAAGGAAAGCGTCGGCAGCAGGTTGGCGATTtattgctgcctgctgctctgcacaagtCTTATAAAcgttaaagaaaataagtgcaGATAAAAGCGTGTGCTGGACTCGTTTTCCCACCAGTGGTGATGGCAGGGAGGTTTCAAGATGGAAATcggtgggggggagggggaagcaaACAACCAAACACCACAAAACCAACAGACCTTTTAAGAATGAGTTACAGTATCTGCTTTTACCCCAAATTAAACCGTTTCAGTCATTCTCAAGAGTTCAGGCAAGGCCCAGAGCCCCTTtctccccccccatcccccccccccccccatacaGACTTTCATTTGGGATCAGCCATGATTTTTTGGGGGTGTTTGCTCTGCACCCCGTGGGATGGAAGACtcagagcagcctgagctgaagGCCAAAGGAccttccttcagctgcaggagaggaacaaccccccccccccaggggAAAAGGTCTGAGCAGctaccagaaaacaaaatgacaatGGCAGCAAAGTCAATCCCTGCGTATCACAGGGAACGTGCTTGGGAACTCGGGAATCAGACTCTGTGTCACAAGGGAGGGAGCTTCGACAcggggaaaaagaaacagaacattttgtttGAACGGCTCGATtgctttcaggaagaaaaaaaagaaaacacaacctgaaaacaaacagagagGAGCGAGGGGCGCTGCagcctttcagaagaaaacacagagaagcatTTCCTTTCAAGGGAACTTCTAATCTGAAGTCAAATTAGCTATACACTAATTGGGAAACCCTCGCTCGTCACAAAGCTCTCTTGGAAACAACCCTTGAAGCCCAAAGCGAAATCCGTGCCGGTTCTCCTTTAAGCCAAGGCCAGAGACAGACAGACTGCCCAAAAGGAGGGCAAGGAGGCAGCCTGAAGGTTTGCTGTGTTCAAACACGACCAAACAAACCCCTGCGGCCGCTCACTAAAGGCACCATCTCCTCAAGTTCAGTGCTTTTAAACCAAAACGCTGCGCCTGTGAGCAGGTGAGACATTGCTGTGTGCCAAGTGTTAGAAGACAAAACgaaatgaaaaccaaaccaGCCACACGACCGAGCCCGAAAGTGTTTGCCTCAGATCTCCCAGCGCCCAGGAGATGCTTGTAAATTAAAACAGAGATCCCAACAGATTCAATAGTGCTGAAGTCAGGTCCTTAACCGCGAGCGgttcttttttaaacatttccaaTTACAGGCTGGCTGGCTAAAAGAAGCCCAGAGCTGCACTTGATCAGATCGAACAGCGAGGGGCTTCCGAACAACGCGATTCGGGCACGGATCGACTGACGGAGGAGCAGAGGTTGAAGGATTTGAACCCATGGCCATCCTGAGGTGGCACTGAGGAGCGCTGCGCTCTGTCCCTGGCCGGGGCTCACGCAGCCCCTCACTGCTTCGCCGATTGCCTGCCcggctttttttcctgctggccTCTTCCGCTGCCCGGTATTCCTCGGCCACGGCCCCCAAACACACCTGCAGGGTgaggagaaagagcagagagagaacagCATCAGAGTCAGCCTGTAACATCTCCCACAGCTTCGCTGTTTGTTAGTTTGCCCAGAGGTGGGATTGTTCTGTGGCCTTTCTTGGAGGCAGAGAGGCGACTTTTACACTTCTCCCTCACCAACTCCAGAGCCTGTCTGCGTTCACCAGGGGCACAAGCTTACCTCCCGTCACCAGCAAGTTCAGCAGTACCTCTCTGGTGCTTTAATGTGCCCTCTGGCAGGCTGCGAATCGACATAAATTCAAGTTTACCTCTTTTGGAAAACGAAACCAAGGCAGAGAGACCCAGTTTTAAACCGAGCGCCTGTCAGCAGTGGGATCAGCATCATGCTGTGCCCCTGAAAGCTGTACAACCAatccaaaagcagcaaagaggGCGACTCGCTTTCAAGGctacaaaacagagaaaacacatcCACGTCTGTCACCGCCTCGCTTGTGGACGGGGTGATCCAGCAGCACGCAGAGGGAGCACGAAGGCAGCAGGACCTGGGGGCTGTGATGAGTCCCAGGCACCCCGGTGCCCCATTGCTGTGCTCCTCTCTGCCCTGAGAGCTGCTgatgcctgcagccctgcctcccACTCTGATCCGCTGCAATCGGAGCGGCtcgctctgcagctctgctcgtTCAGCTGAGATGCAtccaaagcagagaggaaggaggcTGCTCCTaaccctgcagcccctgggaagcagctggagccctGCGAGCAGCCTGAGAGGCTGAGCAGCGACTGCACTGCTTGTGTGCTGGGCAAGGCAAGAAGACGAAGGATTACCAGTGTCAGGAACAATAATCCTTTCAACTGCCTGCACAATTATAGCTTTACTTCTGCCTGCTGGCCTCTCAACAAAATTGTCctgccctttttttcttcccccttaaTGTCTCGGTAATGAGAGCCAAACCTCTTAGCTAATTAGCAAATGCCAAAGCTTCCCTTTAAAATATTCCATCAGCGAATTTAAGCTGCACATCAAAACAGCAGGGAACTCCACCTCAAACAGAACTCTCTCCACAAGGTGGATAtttccacagcacagaaaatacttcagctgaAACATTTGTCCAAATAACCGTATCCAAAAAGCCGCTGTGCCAAATGCTTTGGACTccaaaaagggaagaaggaaaaataaaaggcgCCTTCAGAATGGTAAAGGTCACTCCTGTGTGCTcagaggcagcacagggagcagccaTGGCAGAGGGATTTTCCTCCTGCATCTGGGAGATGTGGATGCAGCTCTCGGTGTGTCCCAGTGTGACACCAGGCCCCCCAGCCTTCTCTTGGGGCTCCTCACATCCTGCTGCTCGTTAAGGGCGCTCCGTGGATCCTTTTAAAACCCAGATCCCCCCATTTGAACTCAGTTTTGTTGTAGCAAGGAAGTTTGTCTGGCATTTAAGCTCCCACTGCAGGCTCAGCCCGCACTGAAGATCcctggggctgagcacagcgACCACAAAGTGAATTGCAAAGACGTGGCAGGAGGTGTGAGCACAAGGGAGAAATGCTGCTCAGgcatccagcagcactgtgctcagaaaGGGCAAATATTTCCCCAGGCTGAAGTGCTCCAAGATAACCCAGCCACGAGAAATGGAACgaggaagggagagctgggcCGGCCTATTTCTGTGTAAGTGGCAACCTTTTAtcagaaacaagaaatattaatttggagcaggaagaaaacaaaccttcAGATAACTtaggttaaaaataaagaagaaatcgGCAGACCGCAGGATGAGGAGTCCCATCCTAATGGCAGTAAAGGTGGCCTTTTCCTACCACGAGGGTGGCCAAATTCAAGTCTGATTTCAGACAGAACAGCCACTTCTTTCCCTCCCAGGTTTGCAAAGCTAACAGACACCAGGAGTTTGGTGGGGCTGCATTCTGCAAGCAGCCAGGAGGGGCACAAACAGACGGAGAGCCTCTTAAGCTCCTGCCCAGCCCAGGAACGAGGCTCATCCCTGGCACGTCTCCTCGCTGCTCTTTGGCAGAGGCTGCCTTTCAAGCCAGACAACACACTCACTCAACTAGATcttgcccagcagcagctccagcttctCACACATCAACAGCTCCGGGTTCAAAGCTGAGAAGCATCGGCCCTTCCTTGCACAACAAGTGAAATTCAAAGGCAGGAATTCCAGCCACCCCTCTctgaactgaaaagcagaaaggattGTTGTTACCTCGTCCAGCACCTCCAACGCCACGGCCTTTCTGTTGCTTCTGCTGTTGCATCCCCCCACGGCCTCTGCCCTTGGAGACCACCTCCTCTTTCACCATGTCGATGATTTCATCGGGGATCCGCAGGTATTTGATTGTGCTGCCACGGATGTAACACTCCGGCATCCTCCAGAACTTGTCGCCGTCCTGTTGGGGAGCAGCGCGTTAGGCTGAGAACAAGGGCCACGTGCTCTTACGTTGCTTTTTTGGCACTTGAATATTTCCATCACTTCTGGAGAGTGGGACAGATACAACAATCTTTTCTGGAAGTGtaagctgcagcctgctgggggCGGGGGGTGTTCAGCCACAAGCCGCTGATGTTTCAGCCCGTCCACAACTGCCTTTGACTCTCACAGAAAACGAAggaaggagaggctgaggaaaCAGCACCTTCCCTTTGCTTCTCATACAAGAAGAGAATCGAAAGTGGGACTGGAGAGGGAAACGTGGCGAGTTACACACAGCTGCTGCGAGCACCGAACTCCGGCAACGCAGGGCTGTTCCAGCAGAGGCAAAGGCACACATTTCCCCTGCAGAAACCCCAGCCAGAGTCACCTAACGACTGCACTCCTCTGCGCTGTGGATTGAGCAGCAGGGCAGCGTCCAGCTGGGTGTGGGCTGCGCCCAGCAGCGCGCAGGAACCGCGGCTGTGGAAAACAAGAGCTTAAAGATCGCGTTAAAATAAACCTTCGGGTGCCAAGTGACGGAGCAGCTGcctctgtgttttgtttaaGGCAGTTTCAGGGCTTTGCTAGGCCACGGCCCATCAGGGCTTCAGCTCCTGTGGCTGTGGGAATAGGAACTGCATGTGAAAGCTGAATAACAACTGATGTAAGCGGGAGGAGGGACGGAGCCTCGTGCGCtcggctctgctctgctgcagggctgggctgcacacGGGCTCCTCACAACCATCACACGTGGACAAAGCGTCCACGATTGTCCCAGGGGAGTGGGTGAAACCAGAATGCCTCGTTTCACCTCTCCAGGATCAAGTCGTTCCCCCTCCGCTCCGGAGTTATTTGGGGCGACGCCGCACGCACAGACAAGTCCCGTGTGTGCGAGACAAGGCGGAGGAGCAGCCTTCTTCAAACAGGCACCCAGCAAAACCCCACCCTGCCTGGATCCGCCCGGCTGCACTTTGGCTCCCGAagcaggaagggatggagccaggtcCCCGGCTTCCTCGTTCCAGCTCCGGGGTAAACAGCCGCCGCCGCTCCGTGCCATCTAGTGGCTGATCCCCACCGTGCCGCCAGGAAGGGCTTCCGGCAGCGCTGCGGGGGCATTCGGGGCTGGGAGTGAACTGCAGGGCGCTCGGTGGGAATAAATGCTGGGGAAGCGCtctgcccccagcagcacaaagccGCTTTCTGAGGAAGCAGTATTAAAGGCCGGCGTCCCCCGTTCTGCAAGCACTAATAAGGCTTTGCCGCTGCCACCCCTTCCCGCAGAATTTATCTGCCCCGCCAATTTGGGGATCTGCACATTTTTAGGGCTCACTTCCCTGCCCTTAAGGTCCTTCTTAAACATTTGCTCGGTCATGCTTACGTGCAAACGTCTCCGTGCCCCAGCAGTATTGGCCAATACCTTCCTGCCGTGGGTCCAACAGGCACAAAAGGCTGCAGAAGGGTTTTCCAGAGAAGAAGGGTTTCCCTGACAGCCTCTCTCACAGACCTCTGGTGTTCTCAGACACAGACAGCAGCGGGAACGTGGCCAGGCACAGGCTGGCAGGGACAAGACCAGACACTTCTGGCTGAGGTCAGAACTCAAAGCACAGATCCCAATCTTCTGGAGCACCTTTGGCCATGGGCAAAAGTACCAGACGAGGCACAACCCGGGTAAACAAGAGGCCCTGATTATTTTTGAAGTGGAGTTAGAGGGCGAGAGGCAGGCGCTGACAAAAGCCAGCGCTGTGCTTGATGGGACTGCATGGAGCAGGCACCGAGaatgcagctcagcaccagaACAGGACCTGTCACCAGCCCTCCACACCGAGCGCTCTCACCCTGCCCCGCCATTGGGCTCATTTGTTTCTTACAGCTCACAAATAGCTGCGTTACATTCACACTCGGGGCAAAAGCAACACAGAGGATTGAGGATCTCTGCAAGCCCCActcagctgcagggctggaggtgaGGGGCTGCCAGCACGGGGGGTCTCTGGGCACAACGGGGGTCCCAGCACCGAGCAGCCGCGCCGCTCCTTACCCGTGAGGTGCAGATGACCTCCCGCAGGTTGATGTTCATCCAGTTGTCACAGCTCACCAGGTGCCCGTTGTACGTCTCTCCGTTCTTCAGCTCCACCAGCTGAAAGAAGCGGGGGTCACCACGTGGACACCGGGCCCGGCAGGATAGCGCCGAGCCCGAGGCCGCAACGGGAGTGGGACGGGAGGGCCGGGACTCACCATGGGGTGGTTCTGCGCCGTCTTCAGCAACGACAGGGGCAGCTGcgggggaaagagagagaggccTCAGGAACCGGGGCGCGGGGACCGCCTGTATTTCCACACAGACTCCCCAGAGCGGCGGGGATTCCCaggcccgccgcccgccgcccaCTGCCCACTGCCGCCCGGCCCAGGCCCGCACTCACCATCGTGCCGGAAccgcggagccgccgccgcgcccGGCACTGCCGCTCAAACCGCCCCCGGCTCCGCGCGGGGCCAATCAGAGCGCGGCGCGGCCACCGCGGAGCCAATCAACGCGCAGGACCCGACCTCTGCCGTAAAGCATCGCCGGGGCCGCCGGTCCGCTGCGTCACGACAGTGCCGTAAATTGAAAAGCGGGGCGGGAAGCGGCGGCGTTCCCAGCTGGCCCCGCGGGCCCGTTCTGTTCCGTTCCGTTCCTCTCGGGACTCCACCAGCACGAGCCCAGCAGGATCGGGAAAGCTGGGCGTGAAACCACCGTAGCGTTCTGTATGGGTTTAACTAGCTCGAGCCCGCGCTTTCGCGATAAGCCCGTGAGGCGGCTCTGGGCTCAGCCCCTTGCGGACCGCTCCACCTCCGCTGCCGCCCCAGGAGCTCGGGGGGACCCAGAGTCGAGGCGGCCTAGTTGGCCGCTACCACCGGCCTCGCGCTTTTCTCCCGGCGGCGCAAGCGGCGCTCAGGAGCCGCTCTAGGCAGCGAGGCGGCGCGCACTCTATGGCCGCGCGGGGCCGCTCTGGGCGTCGGGGCGGCGCGCACTCTATGGCCGCGCGGCGCCGCTCTGGGCGTCGGGGCGGAGCGCGCTCTATGACCGTGCGGAGCCGCTCGCTCAGTGCGGTGCGGCCGCGGGCAGGGTGGGAGCGGAGATGGAGAAACCGCGGCGGGCGGTGGTGGTGACGGGTACGGGCGGCGGGACCGGGGCGGGAgagcggggagggggcggccaGGTGGGCTCCGCTTCCCTTATGTAAGCGGGGGGCGGTGGCGGGCGCTGGGGGCTGCGCTGCGGGATTGGGGAGGGGGGCGGTGAGGGGCACGGGGGAGATCGGGGGGGGTGTGAGGTGAGCCCTGGGGTCCCGCTGGGGGTGCggggctggggaggggctggcaggagctgcCCGGGGCACGAGGTGCTGCCGAGGGGTGCGGGCTGCCTTGGGGGGGCGGTGCTGCTGCCGCGCTCCTTTGCGATGGGCTGCAGCGGGGACCGGCGCCGGTTCGCCCTGGGGAGGTCCGGGGGGCTGCGGGAGAACGGAGGAGGTTTGGTGCCTGGGGACGCCGTGCCGCCTCCATCCCCATGCCACGAACCCTTTCGGTGTCCCGAGAGCAGCGGCCCCACGGCCAGCGCGGTCCCCGCGTGTCACAGCGCAGCGTTCCCAGCCCGGGGGCTGCGCTGAGCGGTGAGCAGACACAACCCGTCAGCCGAGAGCTCCCCCCGATCCCCGCAGTACTTTTGTTTCCCGTCTTCTGCACCGGGGGGGAACTGCTTCTGAAATTCAGAGCTTATTTCGCTGGATCTGCCCGTGATAGCACATGGCCGATGTCACGCTGAGTTCCCATTCAGTGCTGTGCGTGTCACGCTGAGGGCAAGCCTCATTCCTGTGCCGTTTCTCTTTTACAACTCCGTAAGGAGATAATCCCGTACAGGTCTGCACGGagggctcagtgctgtgtgcctgcagggcCCCGTGGTGGACGTGGGATGGGATGGCTGCGGCCACTTTGGTGCTGCAGAGAAAGTTGCTCATCTGCCGTGAAAGGAATCGGTGCGGAGATGAGTGAGAGGGGCTTTGTGCCGGCTCAGCTGGGCTCAGAACGAGAGGTTTTGGTTATGCTGGGGGCacctggagagctgcagccctccGGTGTGCTTTGTAGGGAAGCCGTCCCAACAAGAGGCTGTGTTTGGTGTCTCTCATCGCTATGGGGAAACAACGTCTGCATTTGGATCTCATGGGAGCCTCCAGGAGATTTATTCTGGGGAGATACTGACTGTGGTTCAACTTGGAGGCTTTGGTTGGGATGGCCGGCGCTGAGCCCATGCTGTACAAAGCCCTGGTGCCGTCGTGTGCGGCGTAACCTCAGCCCTCGccttctgctggcagcacacGGGAGGTTTCCATTAGTGTGTCATGTAATATTTGTGGTCCCTCTCGGTCCTTTCAGCTTAGATGAAATGTGTGCCTCCTGATTGCATTGGGCTCGTGGGGTAGCTCTGACATCTTAAATTAGAGCATATTGACCCTGCGCCCAGATAAATGCCTAACCTTTGTGTGCTTGCTCAGGAAAAGATGTTATGGATTACTAGTTAACTCTGAGTTACTCATTAGGAAATGCAGATGAGGGGAGTTAAGTGTTTTTATAGTGCTGTCATAACCTTTGGTGCTCGGTGTAGGAGGGTCAGCAGTGTTCTGGTTGGTTCCTCTTAAGGCAGCAGAGATGTTGGTGAAGGTGTGAGCAGAGGGGCACTGGAGGCAGACTTGTTTGTGGAAGCATCTGCTGTGGGCTGTTACTGTCAGGGTTAGAAGCTCCAATCACGATCCTCGTTCTGTGCCATCACTCCACTGCTCTGTAGCTAACAAGTGTTCCTAGCCTGGTcagcaaggagaaaatgcaCCTCCAGTAGGGACTGGGTGTTACAAGCAGTGGGTTTTCTTTCAGAGCACATAAATCCAAGAAGCGCAGAGGGCAGCTGCAGTCCaagctgcagggctcagctgctCACAGGgggcttttcttctctttcagggTTTGGACCCTTTGGAGAGCACGCCGTCAACGCCAGCTGGATTGCAGTGCAGGTAAGGCTGTAACTTCGGCCTTGGAGCAGCACCGTCCCCTGCCTGCACGCGTTTCAGCCCTGATTCTGCTCTGTGCACTGAGGCCGGCTCGCCCCATGTCCAGGCACTCAGCTGGGTGATGTTTTGTCCACCTCTACAATCCCCATGCTGGTAGAACATGGTGAGATCAGGTTCGTAGAGCAGAGGCAGATAAGGAGCCCCCAGGCTGACTCCCTGCGCTTCAGAGGAGTTGAATGGTGCACGGAGCCCGCAGTCTTTCTCCACCACTTAGCAGAGggaattcaaaataaataaacagaaaggaatTTGTACGTTTCTCTCTCCGCTGCAGCCTGGGTCTGGGTGAGCAGGTTGACCTTTAAGCCCTCCCAGCTGTAATGGGGCTCAGCACGTGGGGCCGTGGTTGAAGTGCTCATGGAGTGGCATTGCTTGAGCAGATCAGAACGCCCTGCTAAGCAGGGCTGAGGGCGCTCTGTGATGTTCTGTAAAGCATCAGCTTGGGCAGCACTGTCACATTCTGCCGATTCTCCCTTATTTGTTGCTCCTGGAGGTGGTTAATGACAAAGCCGTTGGGAATTCACGGTGCCTTTTAGTACAGCTGCCCAGGAAACTGGATCTGCTTCTCTCCCCAACACGTCTCTCTTCCCTTCAGAGCTCGGGGATTAATATCTTcttcagaatgcttttaaattaaatctcaAGCTCTAATCAATTACAGTCAGCCGATGTCCAGATGTCCAACGCGCTGACTGGTGAGGGGAGAGGAAACCTTTGGCTCTGAGAGCCTCTGGGGCTGAATGCACCCGAGTTGCTCAGCCAAGGCTGGGGAGGACGGCGTGTTACTGAAGGGCGGCCATGAGGCCGCTGGTTTGGTTGCTTCTTCCTCACGCCACGTCagctcttgtttcctggttttCTGCTAGAGATGCCCAGCAGGGCGCTGTGTGTGTGGGACAGGATGAGAGGCggctgctgtgctgttcctgCAGGAGCAAAGCTGACGTTGATGCGCGACGAGGAGCAGCCCCACACCGAACCAACTGAGCGCATCTTCAGCTTGCATTGCTCAGGGCTGCTTTgggaagggaaagcagcagcaggacccaCCTCCCTGCGGTCcatcctgcagccaggagccctGTGCCCACATCCCCCTCCCCTCACCCCGTCTCAGCCCGAGGGGCCCAGACAAAAAGGAACAGCACGGCTTTGAGCCGGCCGAGGTGGGCTTTGTGCGGCTCAGACGGGGCCCTCATGGAGCAGCGTGGACACAAAGGCGTCTGAGTTGCTGAGCCCCAGACGGTGTGATCTGCattttaatagaagaaaaatcaattaaacAATCTTCCTAAATCCTTTCTAGCTCCGGGGCTGAGCCAGTTCTGCTTTATTGCATCTTTTATTATCCCGCATCCCCAGGATAAGAttccctgcttttctttcctggtgTTGTTTGGGCTctgacacagagcacagctgtggtgCCTTTTCCTGCACTGAAGCCGTGCGATTCTGTGAACTCCTGGTGTCGCTGCTCAGTTTTGAAGCTCTGTTATTTTTTACACACAGCGAACACAGAGAATGCCTCACCTTCAGGGGCGTTAAATAAAAAGGGCTAAATAAATGAGCTGGGTGCTCAGGAGAGAGATCCCAGATGGATCAGAGGGGCTGATAACTCCTCACAGCTCGCAGCAGTAACGCTCTGCCTCCCACCTGTGCTGTGCCACGCTTTGATCTCTGTAACGTTTGGTTGGAGGCTCTCGGCAGCTGTGCAGGAAGTGGTGTGGGATGCGGTGCCAGCATGGCCCAGGTGTGTCCTGAACCACCATCCTGTCCCACCATCCCTGTCCCACCATCATGTCccaccatccccatcccatcccaccatcaccatccccatcccaccatccccatcccaccatCCCCGTCCCATCCCAGCAGAGCGCGTCTGGCTGTGCCAGGGCTCAGTGGAGAGGTCAGGGAGCAGCACAATGGCTGTCAGGGTGTCTAGACAGACCTGATAGGGATATT
The DNA window shown above is from Lagopus muta isolate bLagMut1 chromosome 26, bLagMut1 primary, whole genome shotgun sequence and carries:
- the LSM4 gene encoding U6 snRNA-associated Sm-like protein LSm4 → MLPLSLLKTAQNHPMLVELKNGETYNGHLVSCDNWMNINLREVICTSRDGDKFWRMPECYIRGSTIKYLRIPDEIIDMVKEEVVSKGRGRGGMQQQKQQKGRGVGGAGRGVFGGRGRGIPGSGRGQQEKKPGRQSAKQ